Proteins encoded within one genomic window of Mesorhizobium sp. AR10:
- a CDS encoding glycosyltransferase family 2 protein, protein MQPDVTFVIAAYNAEATLDRAIASAIAQKGVTVEIIVVDDKSRDLTLDVARSYPEDVVRVVALPANRGPGGARNAGLDLAKGRWVAVLDSDDAVYPDRISAMIARAEKAGAEIAVDNLQVVREDGVLEDAMFPTEYLEGLREISLADYIAGNVVFASKFNLGYLKPIFQRRFLNENGLRYDENLIIGEDYILLADALAKGGKCVVEPTTGYVYHIRTGSISRVLELHHIEAMRKADAAFAETHSMDAEAQAAFARRSRSLRTAASFLSLVHHIKARSPLKAIRTALSDPAAVRHMSMPIAVRLRRVAAQFAVGMGR, encoded by the coding sequence GTGCAGCCTGACGTCACCTTTGTCATCGCCGCCTACAACGCCGAGGCGACGCTCGACCGGGCGATCGCAAGCGCCATCGCCCAGAAGGGTGTCACCGTCGAAATCATCGTCGTCGACGACAAGTCGCGCGATCTGACGCTCGACGTGGCACGGTCCTATCCCGAAGACGTCGTGCGGGTGGTCGCCCTTCCCGCAAATCGTGGTCCCGGCGGCGCCAGGAATGCCGGCCTCGACCTTGCCAAAGGCAGGTGGGTCGCGGTTCTCGATTCCGACGATGCCGTCTATCCCGATCGGATTTCCGCCATGATCGCGCGTGCCGAGAAGGCTGGCGCTGAGATCGCCGTCGACAACCTCCAGGTCGTGCGTGAAGACGGTGTCCTCGAAGACGCCATGTTTCCCACCGAATATCTGGAGGGCTTGAGGGAAATCTCGCTGGCCGACTACATCGCCGGCAACGTGGTTTTCGCATCCAAGTTCAACCTCGGCTATCTCAAGCCGATCTTCCAGCGCCGGTTCCTGAACGAAAACGGGCTTCGCTATGATGAAAATTTGATCATCGGCGAAGATTACATCTTGCTGGCCGACGCACTGGCCAAGGGCGGCAAATGCGTGGTCGAACCGACGACCGGCTATGTCTATCATATCCGCACCGGCTCCATTTCCCGCGTGCTTGAGCTTCACCACATCGAGGCGATGCGCAAGGCCGACGCCGCCTTCGCCGAAACCCATTCCATGGACGCGGAGGCGCAAGCCGCATTCGCCAGGCGCAGCCGAAGCCTGCGCACGGCGGCATCGTTCCTGTCGCTGGTCCATCACATCAAGGCGCGGTCACCGCTCAAGGCGATCCGGACGGCGCTCAGTGATCCGGCAGCTGTCAGGCATATGAGCATGCCGATCGCTGTCCGGCTGCGAAGGGTTGCGGCACAATTCGCCGTGGGCATGGGGAGGTGA
- a CDS encoding glycosyltransferase family 4 protein, translated as MGKSLRIAVYHDRYPTSFVTPRTSRHTILRKRFLPLNLVSPKLDGVTLIEPALSVDMVHAFNRIPVNSSKFIITFESHLPRQFALRKDGLMARYLASRITNSGCRRIVALSHFARRCFLAQHADNPQLSLLTAKLMVRHPNIVVPAVDDAMSEDTAEELVLTFVGAHFGRKGGCVAVKIAEKAIEQNLPIRVNIVSNLQVGGHIWTDPTTTGFFDPYIRLLELKNVQHHGALPNHSVRQLLRNSHFGILATFGDTFGYSALESMSEHTPVLGTSVCALPEFLEDGVNGISLPVRLDEVGDWWNPGYDFRGDANYAQYFRDEVERLASLTIERLKTYIGQPKLMAPLRREARRTAETMFAAESAGAFLDGLYDRVALERTKEPAQLDPTLDVSSPQALPLEPAGRKVPRPRRDMPVVIPAAPRLPGSLGSVSSRPPVQPRPTGG; from the coding sequence ATGGGCAAATCTCTTCGTATTGCCGTCTATCACGACAGGTATCCGACCAGTTTCGTTACACCGCGAACATCCAGACATACGATCCTGCGCAAGCGATTTCTGCCGCTCAACCTGGTCTCACCCAAGCTTGACGGTGTGACCTTGATCGAACCTGCCCTGTCGGTCGACATGGTGCATGCATTCAACCGGATACCGGTTAATTCCTCGAAGTTCATCATCACCTTCGAATCCCATTTGCCGCGTCAATTCGCCCTTCGCAAAGACGGGCTGATGGCGCGCTATCTGGCGTCGCGAATTACGAACTCCGGCTGTCGCCGCATTGTTGCCTTGTCGCATTTTGCCCGCAGATGTTTTCTGGCCCAGCACGCCGACAATCCGCAGTTGAGCCTTCTCACGGCGAAGCTGATGGTCCGCCATCCGAACATCGTGGTGCCGGCCGTGGACGATGCGATGTCCGAGGACACTGCGGAGGAACTTGTGCTGACATTCGTCGGCGCCCATTTTGGCCGCAAGGGCGGGTGCGTTGCGGTCAAGATCGCGGAAAAGGCGATAGAGCAGAATTTGCCGATCCGGGTGAATATCGTTTCGAACCTGCAGGTTGGCGGCCACATATGGACAGATCCGACAACTACCGGGTTCTTCGACCCCTATATCAGGCTGCTCGAATTGAAGAATGTCCAGCATCACGGCGCATTGCCAAACCATTCGGTGCGGCAATTGTTGCGCAATTCGCATTTCGGCATCCTGGCAACGTTCGGTGACACATTCGGATACTCGGCGCTGGAATCGATGTCGGAACATACGCCGGTTCTTGGGACCAGCGTCTGCGCCCTGCCAGAGTTCCTGGAGGATGGCGTCAACGGGATTTCATTGCCCGTGAGACTCGACGAGGTCGGCGACTGGTGGAACCCGGGATACGACTTTCGCGGCGACGCGAACTATGCCCAGTATTTCCGCGATGAAGTCGAGCGCCTCGCCAGTCTGACCATCGAACGGTTGAAGACGTATATCGGGCAACCGAAGCTGATGGCGCCGCTCCGGCGCGAAGCCCGCAGGACGGCGGAAACGATGTTCGCCGCGGAGTCCGCGGGCGCATTCCTTGATGGGCTCTACGACCGCGTGGCACTGGAGAGGACGAAGGAGCCGGCGCAACTCGATCCGACCCTTGATGTTTCGTCTCCCCAAGCATTGCCGCTTGAGCCAGCCGGGCGGAAAGTACCCCGACCGCGTCGCGACATGCCGGTAGTCATCCCGGCAGCGCCGCGACTTCCCGGCAGCCTTGGCAGCGTGAGCAGCCGGCCACCAGTGCAGCCACGCCCCACAGGAGGTTGA
- a CDS encoding lipopolysaccharide biosynthesis protein, with protein MNANPPTPQFGRVALRGGLVTIGAQGFKMAIQFLSVIVLARLLVPEDFGLVASVGPIVAFVGLLQNLGLQQAVVQRKDISNQQLNQVFWISALVGLGSAVVVAGLAPAIAAFYGDQRMSGITLGSALPLLLGSLAAVPLALMNRHLQFGQLALNDVISAAAGLLAAAVAAYAGLGYWSLVIGPAVSAVVALAAAWRVARWTPLRPDLKVDADILSFGANLTGFNLANFFSRNLDNILIGKYSGAIELGYYDRAYKLLLFPLQNINQPLTRVMMPLLSRIHEDKARFRDIYVRTNWMLAAITMPGIAALTLTSDQVVGLLFGQGWASVAPIFAWLGIASLIQSVSSTTGWIFICQGKTKTMFHWGIYSSLTTVAAFIVGLHWGAVGVAAAYAISGYVLRVPVLAVLVHRVGPVTAADFLVMQGLFIASALLAWLAYLWLPASLTGQSDLLAVFLAVALNYGIGLILMLAVPQSRRALFTTLSNAARNIR; from the coding sequence ATGAACGCCAATCCGCCAACCCCCCAGTTCGGTCGTGTCGCCCTTCGTGGCGGGCTGGTAACGATCGGTGCGCAGGGCTTCAAGATGGCGATCCAGTTTCTCTCTGTCATCGTGCTCGCCCGTCTGCTCGTTCCCGAGGATTTCGGCCTGGTGGCTTCCGTCGGGCCCATCGTGGCCTTCGTTGGATTGCTTCAAAACCTGGGCCTCCAGCAGGCTGTGGTTCAGCGCAAGGACATCAGCAACCAGCAGCTCAACCAGGTGTTCTGGATCAGTGCGCTCGTCGGGCTGGGCAGTGCCGTGGTGGTGGCCGGCCTAGCGCCTGCCATCGCCGCGTTCTACGGCGATCAGCGCATGTCCGGCATTACCCTTGGCTCCGCCTTGCCGCTGCTTCTTGGCAGTCTTGCCGCAGTGCCGCTGGCGTTGATGAATCGCCACCTGCAATTCGGCCAGCTCGCATTGAACGATGTGATAAGTGCCGCCGCCGGACTTCTGGCCGCTGCGGTCGCGGCCTATGCGGGGCTTGGCTACTGGTCGCTGGTCATCGGCCCAGCTGTTTCCGCCGTTGTCGCATTGGCGGCCGCCTGGCGGGTGGCGCGATGGACGCCGCTACGGCCGGATTTGAAAGTCGATGCCGACATATTGTCGTTCGGCGCCAATCTGACGGGCTTCAACCTTGCCAACTTCTTCTCGCGCAATCTCGACAACATTCTCATCGGAAAATATTCCGGCGCGATCGAGCTCGGCTATTACGACCGTGCCTACAAGCTCCTGCTGTTCCCACTGCAGAACATCAACCAGCCGCTGACGCGCGTGATGATGCCGCTGCTCAGCCGCATCCATGAAGACAAGGCTCGATTTCGCGACATCTATGTGCGGACCAACTGGATGCTGGCTGCCATTACCATGCCCGGCATCGCGGCGCTGACGCTGACCTCCGATCAGGTGGTGGGACTTCTCTTCGGCCAGGGTTGGGCGTCAGTAGCACCGATTTTCGCCTGGCTGGGCATCGCCAGCCTGATCCAGTCCGTCTCAAGCACGACAGGGTGGATATTCATCTGTCAGGGCAAGACGAAGACCATGTTCCATTGGGGCATCTATTCGTCGCTGACGACTGTCGCCGCCTTCATCGTCGGCTTGCACTGGGGTGCCGTCGGCGTTGCCGCGGCCTATGCCATCAGCGGTTACGTGCTGCGCGTTCCCGTGCTTGCCGTACTGGTCCATCGCGTCGGTCCGGTCACTGCCGCCGACTTCCTGGTCATGCAGGGGCTTTTCATTGCTTCGGCCTTGCTCGCCTGGCTCGCATATTTGTGGTTGCCGGCGTCGCTGACCGGCCAGTCAGACCTGCTCGCGGTGTTTCTGGCGGTTGCCCTCAATTACGGGATCGGTCTCATCCTCATGCTTGCCGTCCCCCAGTCGCGCCGCGCCTTGTTCACCACCCTGTCCAATGCCGCGCGCAACATCCGCTGA
- a CDS encoding glycosyl transferase family 1: protein MLHVLYLVHDVSDPAVRRRIIMLRAGGARVTLAGFRRTTSPIADVEGLKPIDLGATRDGRFGQRLAAVAKAAVSIGSKLATMQRPDLIIARNLEMLALARRAKSAFQATIPIVYECLDIHRLVLRNDTLGKAMRGAERYLARDVKLLVTSSPAFIANYFKPFGQVAAPVELIENKYFETAPVPADDRLKVENPVAPPWRIGWFGALRCRRSLELLAEFTRRAEGRFEIILRGRPALSEFPDFHAFVESEPWLSFRGPYRNPEDMAAIYREVHFSWAIDFFEAGQNSEWLLPNRLYEGCRFGAVPISMGNTETGRFLNQQDIGILLTQATPEALEAALGKMGEERFGKLKARVLARNPRTWSYDRSDCRAFVDKLRSLAAVPGSFAAEALA, encoded by the coding sequence ATGCTGCATGTCTTGTACCTTGTGCACGATGTTTCCGACCCGGCCGTGCGCCGGCGGATCATAATGCTCAGGGCGGGTGGCGCCCGGGTCACGCTGGCCGGCTTCCGCCGGACCACAAGCCCGATCGCCGATGTCGAGGGCTTGAAGCCGATCGACCTTGGCGCGACGCGCGACGGTCGATTCGGCCAGCGTCTGGCAGCAGTCGCCAAGGCGGCGGTCTCGATCGGCTCGAAGCTTGCAACAATGCAAAGGCCGGATCTCATTATCGCCCGCAATCTGGAAATGCTGGCGCTTGCCCGCCGTGCCAAGTCTGCTTTCCAGGCAACCATCCCGATCGTCTATGAATGCCTCGACATTCATCGTCTGGTGCTTCGAAACGACACTCTGGGCAAGGCCATGCGCGGGGCGGAGCGTTATCTGGCCAGGGATGTAAAGCTCCTTGTGACCAGCTCTCCGGCCTTCATCGCCAACTATTTCAAGCCCTTTGGACAGGTTGCCGCGCCGGTGGAGCTGATCGAAAACAAATATTTCGAAACCGCGCCGGTGCCAGCGGATGATCGATTGAAGGTAGAAAATCCGGTTGCCCCGCCTTGGCGGATCGGCTGGTTCGGCGCGCTGCGCTGCCGCCGCTCCCTGGAGCTGCTGGCCGAATTCACCCGCCGGGCCGAGGGACGATTCGAGATCATCCTCAGGGGCCGCCCGGCACTGTCCGAATTTCCGGATTTTCACGCTTTCGTCGAATCCGAGCCCTGGCTCTCATTTCGGGGTCCCTACCGCAATCCGGAGGATATGGCGGCGATCTACCGGGAGGTTCATTTCTCCTGGGCGATCGATTTCTTCGAGGCAGGCCAGAACTCCGAGTGGCTGCTTCCCAACCGCCTCTATGAAGGCTGCCGCTTCGGCGCCGTGCCGATCTCAATGGGCAACACCGAGACCGGGCGGTTCCTCAACCAGCAGGACATCGGCATCCTTTTGACGCAGGCCACGCCCGAGGCGCTCGAAGCAGCACTTGGCAAGATGGGAGAGGAACGTTTCGGCAAATTGAAGGCGCGTGTCCTGGCCCGCAACCCGCGGACATGGAGCTACGATCGCAGCGACTGCCGGGCGTTCGTCGACAAACTCCGCAGTCTGGCCGCCGTGCCTGGCTCTTTTGCGGCCGAGGCGTTGGCATAG
- a CDS encoding glycosyltransferase, with amino-acid sequence MAAAEKNRSIDICVCTFRRPELADTLRSIAALAMPSGFDIGVIVADNDDTPTAQKLVTTLAQELKLPIRYRHAPARNISIARNACLDASTSDFAAFIDDDETASPQWLAELVATAEASGAAAVLGPVRALYGADAPDWMRKGDFHSTLPVWVHGEIRTGYTCNVLLRMGDDSLRGRRFSLARGQTGGEDTEFFDHMVKAGGCIAFAPEAWVDEVVPRARAAFDWLRRRRFRFGQTHGHLLGNNASGVRRAKEVGLASAKAAYCFASAIVTAVSPVRRNRSVLRGIMHVGVVSGLVGISEIRQYGLASPQQGGKRAA; translated from the coding sequence ATGGCTGCTGCGGAAAAAAATCGCAGCATCGACATCTGCGTCTGCACGTTCCGGCGGCCGGAACTTGCCGACACGCTTCGCTCGATAGCCGCTCTTGCCATGCCTTCGGGGTTCGATATCGGCGTCATTGTCGCCGACAATGACGATACGCCGACTGCCCAAAAGCTGGTGACGACGCTGGCGCAGGAGCTGAAGCTGCCGATCCGCTACCGGCACGCCCCGGCGCGCAACATCTCGATCGCCCGCAACGCTTGCCTCGACGCCAGCACATCGGATTTTGCCGCTTTCATCGATGACGACGAAACGGCGTCGCCCCAATGGCTTGCCGAACTGGTTGCCACGGCCGAAGCGAGCGGTGCGGCGGCCGTACTCGGGCCGGTGCGGGCGCTGTATGGAGCCGATGCGCCGGACTGGATGCGCAAAGGCGATTTCCATTCGACCTTGCCCGTCTGGGTGCATGGCGAGATTCGTACCGGCTACACCTGCAACGTCCTGCTCAGAATGGGCGACGACAGCCTTCGCGGCCGGCGCTTCAGCCTGGCGCGGGGCCAGACCGGCGGCGAGGATACCGAATTCTTCGACCACATGGTCAAGGCCGGAGGCTGCATCGCCTTTGCGCCGGAGGCCTGGGTCGACGAGGTGGTGCCGCGCGCCAGGGCTGCGTTCGACTGGCTGCGCCGCCGCCGCTTCCGTTTCGGTCAGACGCATGGTCACCTGCTCGGGAACAACGCTAGTGGCGTCCGGCGAGCCAAGGAGGTCGGCCTTGCTTCGGCAAAGGCGGCTTACTGTTTCGCCTCGGCGATCGTCACTGCCGTCAGCCCGGTTCGCAGAAACCGCAGCGTGCTTCGCGGCATCATGCATGTCGGCGTCGTCAGCGGCCTCGTCGGTATCAGCGAAATTCGTCAATACGGCCTGGCCTCGCCGCAGCAAGGGGGCAAACGTGCAGCCTGA
- a CDS encoding glycosyltransferase family 2 protein, which yields MPPSSLIVIPCLNEAAHIGALLEQLRPAAERLGARIVVADGGSTDGTLTIVEQIAAKDPQIVLLHNAKRIQSAAINLAVATFGDSAEYLIRIDAHGGYPADYCDRLVEEALATGADSVVVSMLTSGSGAVQKAVAAAQNSKLGTGGSKHRHLSAGEWIDHGHHALMRISAFTAVGGYDETFSHNEDAELDYRLRQAGYRIWMSGKTQMVYYPRSSLKGLYFQYLGYGRGRAKNVLKHRMIPKVRQMIPLLVFPVVLLAALSFVHWVAAIPLLVWASVCLGYGLWTAVSQRNPDAALAGISAMVMHFGWSVGFWLQLLGPRSQRGVA from the coding sequence ATGCCCCCATCGAGCCTGATCGTCATCCCGTGCCTGAACGAGGCAGCGCATATCGGTGCGTTGCTCGAGCAGCTTCGGCCTGCGGCCGAAAGGCTCGGTGCCCGCATCGTCGTTGCCGATGGCGGCAGCACCGACGGCACCTTGACCATCGTCGAGCAGATTGCCGCGAAAGATCCGCAGATCGTCCTTCTCCACAATGCAAAGCGCATCCAGAGCGCGGCGATCAATCTCGCCGTCGCCACTTTCGGGGATAGTGCGGAATATCTCATCCGCATCGATGCGCATGGCGGCTATCCCGCGGACTATTGCGATCGGCTGGTCGAGGAGGCGCTGGCCACCGGCGCCGATTCGGTCGTCGTCTCGATGCTGACCAGCGGCAGCGGCGCGGTGCAGAAGGCGGTTGCGGCGGCGCAGAACTCCAAGCTCGGCACCGGCGGCTCCAAGCACCGGCACCTTTCGGCTGGAGAATGGATCGACCACGGCCATCATGCGCTGATGCGAATATCGGCCTTCACAGCGGTGGGAGGCTATGACGAGACGTTCAGCCACAACGAGGACGCCGAGCTCGACTATCGGCTGCGCCAGGCCGGTTACCGGATCTGGATGAGCGGCAAGACGCAGATGGTCTACTATCCGCGTTCCTCGCTGAAGGGCCTCTACTTCCAATATCTCGGCTATGGCCGTGGCCGCGCAAAAAACGTTCTCAAGCACCGCATGATACCGAAAGTCCGGCAGATGATACCGCTGCTGGTGTTTCCGGTCGTTCTTCTCGCCGCGCTTTCCTTCGTCCACTGGGTGGCGGCCATACCGCTCCTGGTATGGGCGTCGGTCTGCCTCGGCTATGGCCTGTGGACTGCCGTCAGCCAGCGCAATCCCGACGCAGCACTTGCCGGGATTTCAGCAATGGTCATGCATTTCGGCTGGTCCGTGGGCTTCTGGCTGCAACTGCTCGGCCCACGATCGCAGCGCGGGGTAGCGTGA
- a CDS encoding glycosyltransferase, whose amino-acid sequence MKICFVVDKFPSLSETFVLDQIAGCLERGMEVGVVCNETSFGKDSNIDDSRWQSLPGKVVCWWGGLGRYRPLLRKWSGRFWDKLSTAIDIAHARKLQNADLIVAHFGNNGMRVARAIKRGRISAPLMTIFHGRDVGEPLHDNTLARYKIVFEKGALQLPVNAFFRDALIEVGAPPAQVLVHHMGVRPSEIDFRWRSWEQATLSFISVCRLTEKKGIEYALRALAGLPQRNWVYSVIGGGELLEELKGTAADLGIADRVTFLGARPHSEVKQRLRDAHVFLLPSVAARDGDLEGIPVSLMEAMAAGLTVVSTYHSGIPELIEDNKTGFLAPERDIAALTSKLAWIAENPKPCEQIALAARKKIEADFNADVLNERFAQIATQLGETRFGS is encoded by the coding sequence ATGAAGATTTGCTTCGTAGTCGACAAGTTCCCCTCATTGTCCGAAACTTTCGTTCTCGACCAGATAGCTGGGTGCCTTGAGCGCGGCATGGAGGTCGGCGTCGTCTGCAACGAGACGTCCTTCGGCAAGGACAGCAACATCGACGATTCGCGCTGGCAGTCGCTGCCTGGAAAGGTCGTATGCTGGTGGGGTGGCCTCGGGCGCTATCGCCCGCTGCTCAGGAAGTGGTCCGGCAGGTTCTGGGATAAACTCTCGACGGCCATCGACATCGCTCATGCGCGAAAATTGCAGAACGCCGACCTGATCGTCGCCCATTTTGGCAACAACGGCATGCGCGTGGCCCGCGCCATCAAGCGAGGCAGGATTTCCGCACCCCTTATGACGATATTTCACGGCCGTGATGTCGGCGAGCCGCTGCATGACAATACGCTCGCGCGCTACAAAATTGTATTCGAAAAGGGCGCTCTTCAATTGCCGGTGAATGCGTTTTTCCGCGATGCCTTGATCGAGGTTGGTGCACCGCCGGCGCAGGTTCTGGTTCACCATATGGGCGTGCGGCCGAGTGAGATCGACTTTCGGTGGCGTTCATGGGAGCAGGCCACGCTTTCTTTCATCTCGGTCTGCCGCCTGACCGAAAAGAAGGGCATCGAGTATGCGCTCCGCGCGCTCGCCGGCCTGCCGCAGCGCAACTGGGTCTATTCGGTGATCGGCGGCGGAGAACTTCTGGAGGAGCTGAAGGGGACCGCCGCAGATCTCGGCATCGCCGACAGAGTAACTTTTCTCGGGGCCCGTCCGCACAGCGAAGTGAAGCAGCGTCTGCGCGACGCCCATGTGTTCCTGCTGCCCAGCGTCGCCGCGCGCGATGGTGATCTGGAGGGCATTCCGGTTTCACTGATGGAGGCGATGGCCGCCGGCCTGACAGTGGTCAGCACATATCACTCGGGGATTCCCGAACTGATCGAGGATAACAAGACAGGTTTTCTCGCGCCCGAGCGAGACATTGCAGCGCTGACCAGCAAACTTGCCTGGATCGCCGAGAATCCGAAGCCCTGCGAGCAGATCGCCCTCGCCGCGCGCAAGAAGATCGAGGCAGACTTCAACGCGGATGTGCTGAACGAGCGTTTCGCACAGATCGCCACGCAGCTTGGCGAAACGAGGTTCGGTTCATGA
- a CDS encoding family 16 glycosylhydrolase: MNFTRRKLWALLAAPAAMQLVARRAAAESVVAGDAKPVLDTLPDWSAVKLQLWKYNNPFVPSQWSEPKLGGYDWKAANVKIVDGALQLTVSEKASAEVISGGKSDFSSAKWEVDVTLPTMKPGLIAAPLWTFNKDAHEEIDFEIVGTKGLQLTVWANVNNEHKSVWVKWILLGDLSGKRYRMGIEYEAGKRVVFFIDGKEAAVVTPADTAGGAFPNKPMKPYFDLWVAAGAVMDTRWAGKWQPMAPSEKLVMTIHGYRRTDVGQ, from the coding sequence ATGAATTTCACCCGCAGAAAGCTCTGGGCTCTGCTGGCTGCTCCGGCAGCTATGCAATTGGTTGCAAGGCGCGCCGCGGCGGAGAGCGTCGTCGCAGGAGACGCGAAACCTGTCCTCGACACGCTTCCTGATTGGTCGGCGGTCAAGCTGCAACTTTGGAAGTATAATAATCCTTTCGTACCGTCGCAGTGGAGCGAGCCCAAGCTCGGGGGCTATGACTGGAAGGCTGCGAACGTCAAGATCGTCGACGGCGCGCTTCAGCTAACCGTCAGCGAGAAAGCGTCCGCTGAGGTCATATCCGGCGGCAAATCGGATTTTTCATCGGCAAAATGGGAGGTGGACGTTACGCTCCCGACGATGAAGCCAGGGCTTATTGCAGCTCCACTTTGGACGTTCAACAAAGACGCCCACGAGGAGATCGATTTTGAGATCGTGGGCACAAAAGGGCTGCAGCTCACTGTTTGGGCAAATGTCAACAATGAGCACAAGAGCGTTTGGGTAAAATGGATCCTGCTCGGCGATCTCTCGGGCAAACGATACCGCATGGGCATAGAATATGAGGCCGGGAAACGCGTTGTCTTCTTCATTGACGGCAAGGAAGCTGCTGTCGTTACGCCGGCTGACACCGCTGGCGGCGCCTTTCCGAACAAGCCGATGAAGCCCTACTTTGATCTATGGGTTGCGGCAGGCGCGGTGATGGACACGCGCTGGGCAGGCAAATGGCAGCCGATGGCGCCTTCGGAAAAATTGGTCATGACGATTCATGGCTACAGGCGGACTGATGTTGGCCAGTGA
- the galU gene encoding UTP--glucose-1-phosphate uridylyltransferase GalU, which yields MQKVRKAVIPVAGLGTRFLPATKSMPKEMLPVVDRPVVQYAVDEAFEAGIEHIVFVTGRNKAVIEDYFDLHPELIGTLEQTGKKAQLQALESLLPVAGATSFIRQQSPQGLGHAVWCAREVIGNEPFALLLPDMVSFGGRGCLAETVDLYQQTGGNVIAVERCEPNETSKYGIVGCGADVGTGFEVTAMVEKPAPANAPSNYYINGRYILQPEIFSLLANQQRGAGNEIQLTDAMVRLSQSQAFFAQPFNGRMFDCGSKEGFIEANIAFALARNDMKGPIFEMLQEFVRSHERQDEAA from the coding sequence ATGCAGAAAGTCAGGAAGGCAGTCATACCGGTGGCGGGGCTTGGAACACGGTTCCTGCCGGCGACCAAATCAATGCCGAAGGAAATGCTGCCGGTCGTCGACAGGCCGGTCGTCCAGTATGCGGTGGACGAAGCGTTCGAAGCCGGCATCGAGCACATCGTGTTCGTCACCGGTCGCAACAAGGCTGTCATCGAGGACTATTTCGACCTGCACCCTGAACTGATTGGAACTCTGGAACAAACCGGCAAGAAAGCGCAGCTCCAGGCGCTTGAAAGCCTGCTTCCGGTGGCCGGCGCCACCAGCTTCATCCGGCAGCAGTCGCCGCAAGGTCTCGGCCATGCCGTATGGTGCGCGCGCGAAGTCATCGGCAACGAGCCCTTCGCCTTGCTGCTCCCCGATATGGTGTCTTTTGGCGGGCGCGGCTGCCTCGCCGAAACAGTGGATCTCTACCAGCAGACCGGCGGAAACGTCATCGCCGTCGAGCGCTGCGAGCCGAACGAGACCAGCAAATACGGCATCGTCGGTTGTGGCGCCGATGTCGGCACAGGCTTCGAAGTGACGGCGATGGTCGAAAAGCCGGCACCAGCCAACGCGCCGTCGAACTACTACATCAATGGCCGCTACATCCTGCAGCCCGAGATCTTCTCGCTGCTGGCCAACCAGCAACGCGGCGCCGGCAACGAAATCCAGCTCACCGACGCCATGGTCCGCCTGTCGCAGAGCCAGGCTTTCTTTGCCCAGCCTTTCAACGGCCGCATGTTCGACTGCGGTTCGAAGGAAGGGTTCATCGAGGCCAACATCGCATTTGCACTGGCGCGCAACGACATGAAGGGCCCCATTTTCGAAATGCTTCAGGAGTTCGTGCGTTCGCATGAACGCCAGGATGAAGCCGCATAA